Proteins encoded together in one Sceloporus undulatus isolate JIND9_A2432 ecotype Alabama chromosome 4, SceUnd_v1.1, whole genome shotgun sequence window:
- the CDK5RAP1 gene encoding mitochondrial tRNA methylthiotransferase CDK5RAP1 codes for MLPSMHGILGSASFLCQRPLRRTSQKLFQAWHSTCGLDSRTCTEEDAKGKGSLEDFHAKLAAGPSLQHFLQGVTHHVQETHPLPAEAEEASAPYLGPSTLTGPPRKVYLETYGCQMNVSDTEIAWSVLQKSGYRRTTRLEEADVILLVTCSIREKAEQTIWNRLNHLKAVKLKRPASQGALRIGILGCMAERLKEKILDQERLVDVVAGPDAYRDLPHLLALAESGQQAANVLLSLEETYADILPIQTCPSATSAFVSIMRGCDNMCSYCIVPFTRGRERSRPLASILQEVQMLSDQGVKEVTLLGQNVNSYRDTSEVQFLSAAPSRLSRGFSTIYKPKQGGLRFAELLDRVSAIDPEMRIRFTSPHPKDFPDEVFQLMKERHNICKQLHLPVQSGSTRVLEAMRRGYTREAYLELVQHIHDSLPGVTLSSDIIAGFCGETEADHQQTVSLIHEVRYNTAFIFAYSERQKTRAFHRLKDDVPPDVKHRRVKELMDVFREGALQANAAAVGHMQVVLVEGPSKRSTLELSGRNDGNIKVIFPDVEMDDGTDSGSVVHAQPGDYVLVKISSANSQTLKGIALRRTTLRESAAFG; via the exons ATGCTGCCCTCCATgcatggcattctgggaagtgcCAGTTTCCTCTGCCAAAGGCCTCTGCGGCGGACCTCACAGAAACTATTCCAAGCCTGGCATTCTACTTGTGGTCTGGATTCAAGAACATGTACAGAGGAAGATGCCAAAGGCAAGGGAAGCTTGGAAGACTTCCATGCCAAGTTGGCAGCCGGGCCATCTTTGCAGCATTTCCTCCAAGGAGTCACGCATCATGTCCAGGAAACCCACCCCTTGCCAGCTGAAGCGGAGGAGGCCTCGGCACCCTATCTGGGTCCCAGCACCTTGACAGGGCCACCGAGGAAAG TGTACCTGGAAACCTACGGCTGTCAGATGAACGTCAGCGATACAGAGATTGCCTGGTCTGTTCTTCAGAAGAGTGGCTACCGAAGGACCACTAGACTGGAAGAG GCTGATGTGATTCTCCTCGTCACGTGTTCCATCAG AGAGAAGGCTGAGCAGACGATCTGGAACCGCCTGAACCACCTCAAGGCTGTGAAGTTGAAGCGGCCTGCCTCGCAAGGAGCGCTCCGGATTGGGATTTTAG GCTGCATGGCCGAGAGGCTGAAGGAGAAGATCTTGGACCAGGAGAGGTTGGTTGATGTTGTGGCCGGTCCAGATGCCTACCGTGATCTTCCCCACCTCCTGGCGTTGGCCGAATCTGGCCAGCAAGCTGCCAATGTCCTGCTTTCCCTGGAGGAAACCTATGCGGATATCCTGCCTATCCAGACCTGCCCCAGTGCCACCTCTGCCTTTGT ATCCATCATGCGCGGCTGTGACAACATGTGCAGCTATTGCATTGTGCCATTCACCCGCGGGCGTGAGCGGAGCAGGCCCCTTGCCTCCATCCTCCAGGAAGTTCAGATGCTCTCAGATCAG GGTGTGAAGGAAGTGACCCTCTTGGGCCAGAATGTCAATAGTTACCGGGACACCTCCGAGGTCCAGTTCCTCTCAGCAGCCCCAAGTCGCCTGAGCCGAGGCTTCAGCACTATCTACAAACCCAAACAGGGTGGGTTGCGTTTTGCAGAACTCCTGGACCGTGTCTCTGCCATTGACCCAGAGATGAGGATCCGTTTCACTTCCCCACACCCCAAAGACTTCCCAGATGAG GTCTTCCAGCTCATGAAGGAAAGGCACAACATCTGCAAGCAGCTGCACCTCCCTGTCCAGAGCGGAAGCACGCGCGTCCTGGAAGCCATGAGGAGAGG gTATACACGAGAAGCTTACTTGGAGCTGGTACAGCACATCCATGACTCTTTACCAG GTGTGACCCTCAGCAGTGATATCATCGCCGGCTTCTGTGGGGAGACAGAGGCTGACCATCAGCAGACGGTGTCCCTCATTCATGAAGTCCGCTACAATACAGCCTTCATCTTTGCCTACAGTGAGCGCCAG AAAACCCGGGCATTTCACCGCCTGAAGGATGACGTGCCGCCTGACGTGAAGCATCGCCGGGTTAAGGAGCTCATGGACGTCTTCCGGGAGGGGGCTTTGCAAGCCAACGCAGCTGCTGTGGGTCACATGCAAGTGGTTTTGGTGGAAGGG CCCAGCAAGCGCTCTACTTTGGAGTTATCTGGCAGGAATGACGGTAACATCAAAGTGATCTTCCCTGATGTGGAGATGGACGATGGCACTGACTCAGGATCAGTGGTCCATGCCCAGCCCGGAGATTACGTCCTGGTGAAG ATCTCTTCTGCCAACTCTCAGACGCTGAAGGGCATCGCGCTCCGTCGAACCACGCTAAGAGAATCTGCAGCATTTGGCTGA